The Claveliimonas bilis genome window below encodes:
- a CDS encoding leucyl aminopeptidase: protein MASYMELELANACYKLMHDLIQVKKGESVLITADSKPDFRVVEEMAKAAEVLGAKTMVAWHSTPKGYGALTMPYLPDPLIACVDKTDVWVEMNDQWLLYSPIWDKAVNNGRTRQVMLGGLSIERIVRCIGEVDLEAQQAFQNRLTEMTRATKRMRITNAAGTDVTFENDPNRPIGNECDYSFAGGHFLIGQIGWAPKEETIEGVIAFDGTISGGGDAELGHLTEPVSYIVKEGRIQEIKGGEQADILRAYYKKLDDPNMYIAAHVCYGVNPNAKLEGCTTEDERVWGSTEWGFGHQGSCYSGGAPREAKSHIDGICLNCTIYLDDKKILEDGKFIEPELAELAKKLGK, encoded by the coding sequence ATGGCAAGTTATATGGAACTGGAACTGGCAAATGCATGTTACAAATTGATGCATGATCTGATTCAGGTAAAGAAAGGGGAAAGCGTACTGATTACAGCAGATTCCAAACCGGATTTCCGGGTAGTAGAAGAAATGGCAAAGGCTGCTGAAGTGCTGGGAGCAAAAACAATGGTTGCCTGGCATTCCACCCCGAAGGGATATGGCGCATTGACAATGCCTTATCTTCCGGATCCTTTGATTGCCTGTGTGGATAAGACAGATGTCTGGGTAGAAATGAATGATCAGTGGCTTCTGTATTCTCCAATATGGGATAAGGCAGTAAATAATGGAAGAACAAGACAGGTTATGCTTGGCGGACTTAGCATTGAGAGAATTGTACGTTGTATCGGAGAAGTGGATCTTGAGGCACAGCAGGCATTCCAGAACAGATTAACTGAAATGACAAGAGCGACAAAACGTATGAGGATTACCAATGCGGCAGGCACGGATGTAACGTTTGAAAATGATCCGAACCGCCCGATCGGAAATGAATGCGATTACAGTTTTGCAGGAGGACATTTCCTCATCGGACAGATCGGATGGGCTCCGAAGGAAGAGACGATCGAAGGAGTGATCGCATTTGACGGAACAATTTCCGGAGGAGGCGATGCAGAGCTTGGCCACCTTACAGAGCCGGTATCCTATATCGTAAAAGAGGGAAGGATCCAGGAAATCAAAGGCGGTGAGCAGGCAGATATTCTCCGCGCTTATTATAAGAAACTGGACGATCCGAATATGTACATAGCTGCACATGTATGTTACGGAGTAAATCCAAATGCAAAACTGGAAGGATGCACGACAGAGGACGAACGTGTATGGGGCAGTACAGAATGGGGATTCGGACATCAGGGATCCTGCTATTCCGGAGGAGCTCCCCGTGAAGCAAAGAGCCATATCGACGGAATCTGTCTGAACTGTACAATTTATCTGGATGACAAGAAGATTCTGGAAGATGGCAAATTTATTGAACCTGAACTGGCAGAGTTAGCGAAAAAGTTAGGGAAATAG
- a CDS encoding cytosine permease produces MGSVNNVSEKKTVHSSNDNATQRVPEAEQKGFWSVAFVCAGFCICMSGLYTGSAIAFGMNFRDAIIATLVGNIILSVYGGLIGAAGAREGVSSSILARHSFGREGSKVIGILLAVVMAGWYAVQVGFFGSTMSALFPEGGFITSQYVAAAWGGILMMLTAYFGYKGLNILSYIAVPLIFILSVVGVGLAIKGAGGWAAVQNVVPTEPMTIGTAIVTIVGSFAGGAAAQSDITRYAKDWKASWGGTIFGYLIANTFIIMSGYLITATTGESDLPVAFLAMGLGVAALLILILAQWTTNDNNLYTASLGLSNCLPFPKKKIVIVTGLLATLTGTLGLADYFSTWLNVLGVALPPVAGVIICDYYLIRHRHYEYGPGTKYCKVNIWAFAGMIIGMIVGFTVNAGIASINSLVVSVVAYLILMKIFSKSGQGIIGEEIEEEEIRE; encoded by the coding sequence AACGTATCAGAAAAGAAAACAGTACATTCGTCAAATGATAATGCGACGCAGCGAGTGCCGGAAGCCGAACAGAAAGGCTTTTGGAGTGTGGCGTTTGTCTGTGCCGGATTTTGTATCTGTATGTCCGGATTATATACCGGTTCAGCCATTGCATTTGGGATGAATTTCCGGGATGCGATCATTGCGACTTTAGTAGGAAATATTATTTTGAGTGTTTATGGAGGATTGATCGGGGCAGCAGGTGCAAGAGAAGGAGTGTCATCTTCTATTCTGGCCCGCCACAGTTTCGGAAGAGAAGGATCCAAAGTGATCGGTATCTTATTAGCAGTTGTTATGGCAGGATGGTATGCTGTGCAGGTAGGGTTCTTTGGATCTACAATGTCAGCTCTTTTCCCGGAAGGAGGATTCATTACATCTCAATATGTAGCAGCAGCCTGGGGCGGTATTTTGATGATGCTGACCGCTTATTTCGGATATAAAGGATTAAATATTTTAAGTTATATAGCTGTTCCATTGATTTTCATTCTTTCTGTAGTCGGTGTCGGATTGGCGATCAAAGGAGCAGGCGGCTGGGCAGCTGTACAGAATGTGGTTCCTACAGAACCAATGACGATAGGAACGGCAATTGTTACTATTGTAGGATCCTTTGCAGGAGGAGCAGCGGCACAGTCGGATATTACCCGTTATGCCAAAGACTGGAAAGCCTCCTGGGGCGGTACTATTTTCGGATATCTGATTGCCAATACATTTATTATTATGTCAGGATATCTGATTACAGCGACAACAGGAGAAAGTGATCTCCCGGTTGCGTTCCTGGCAATGGGACTTGGCGTAGCAGCTCTTCTGATTCTGATCCTGGCACAGTGGACGACAAATGACAATAACCTTTATACAGCAAGTCTTGGATTATCCAACTGTCTGCCATTCCCAAAGAAGAAGATTGTTATTGTGACAGGTCTTCTGGCAACACTTACCGGTACCCTGGGGCTGGCAGATTACTTTTCAACATGGCTGAATGTCCTGGGAGTAGCGCTTCCGCCTGTTGCCGGAGTTATCATATGTGATTACTATCTGATCCGGCATCGCCATTATGAGTATGGGCCGGGAACAAAGTACTGCAAAGTAAATATTTGGGCTTTTGCAGGAATGATCATAGGTATGATAGTCGGATTTACCGTAAATGCAGGAATTGCTTCTATCAACTCTCTTGTAGTCAGTGTAGTGGCTTACCTGATCCTTATGAAAATATTCAGTAAGAGCGGACAGGGAATCATAGGGGAAGAGATCGAAGAAGAAGAGATTAGAGAATAG